From Shewanella yunxiaonensis, the proteins below share one genomic window:
- the dnaJ gene encoding molecular chaperone DnaJ: protein MSKRDYYEVLDVARDASERDIKKAYKRLAMKYHPDRNPGDKEAEAKFKEVKEAYEILTDADKRAAYDQFGHAGVDPSRGAGGFGGGGGADFSDIFGDVFGDIFGGGRRGGHRQPARGADLRYNLELSLEEAVRGVNRELRIPTLATCDLCGGSGAKKGTSATTCGTCHGSGQVQMRQGFFAVQQTCPTCQGRGKIIKEPCSKCHGDGRMEKSKTLSVKIPAGVDTGDRIRLAGEGEAGEFGAPAGDLYVQVTVREHPIFVRDANNLYCEVPISFAKAALGGEVEVPTLEGKVSLKIPPETQTGRMFRLRGKGVKSVRSHAVGDLLCKVVMETPVNLSERQKELLREFEDTLGGGGKHSPKAEGWFDGVKKFFQDLNS from the coding sequence ATGTCAAAGCGAGATTATTACGAAGTATTGGACGTCGCCCGAGACGCCAGCGAACGGGATATCAAAAAGGCGTATAAACGTCTGGCGATGAAATACCACCCGGACCGCAATCCCGGCGATAAAGAAGCCGAAGCCAAATTCAAAGAAGTCAAAGAAGCCTATGAAATCCTGACGGATGCAGATAAGCGTGCTGCTTATGATCAGTTCGGCCATGCCGGCGTGGATCCCAGTCGGGGGGCCGGTGGATTTGGTGGCGGCGGTGGTGCCGACTTCAGTGATATTTTCGGCGATGTTTTCGGTGATATCTTCGGCGGTGGTCGTCGTGGCGGACACAGACAACCGGCTCGTGGTGCCGACTTGCGCTATAACCTCGAATTATCACTGGAAGAAGCGGTGCGCGGTGTTAATCGCGAACTGCGTATCCCAACACTGGCGACCTGTGACCTCTGTGGCGGCTCAGGTGCAAAAAAAGGGACCTCTGCTACTACCTGTGGCACTTGTCATGGCAGTGGCCAAGTGCAGATGCGTCAGGGATTTTTTGCGGTACAACAAACCTGTCCGACTTGTCAGGGCCGCGGTAAGATCATCAAAGAGCCTTGCAGCAAATGTCATGGCGATGGTCGCATGGAGAAAAGCAAAACCCTGTCGGTTAAAATTCCTGCTGGGGTGGATACCGGCGACCGTATCAGACTGGCGGGCGAGGGCGAGGCCGGAGAATTCGGCGCGCCAGCGGGGGATTTGTATGTACAGGTGACTGTCCGTGAACACCCCATTTTTGTTCGAGACGCCAATAATCTTTATTGTGAGGTGCCCATCTCCTTTGCGAAAGCCGCATTAGGTGGTGAAGTGGAAGTTCCGACGCTTGAAGGCAAAGTCAGCCTGAAAATCCCACCAGAAACGCAGACTGGCAGAATGTTTAGACTGCGCGGTAAAGGGGTGAAATCGGTACGTAGCCATGCAGTGGGTGATCTGTTATGCAAGGTTGTGATGGAAACCCCAGTCAACCTATCAGAGCGGCAAAAAGAGCTGTTGCGAGAGTTTGAAGATACCCTCGGTGGCGGTGGTAAACACAGCCCAAAAGCTGAAGGCTGGTTTGATGGCGTGAAGAAGTTTTTCCAGGATCTTAACAGTTAG
- the dnaK gene encoding molecular chaperone DnaK: MGKIIGIDLGTTNSCVAVLEGGKPRVLENAEGDRTTPSIIAYTEDETLVGQPAKRQAVTNPTNTFFAIKRLIGRRFTDDEVQRDVSIMPFKIIKADNGDAWVESRGKKMAPPQVSAEVLKKMKKTAEDYLGEPVTEAVITVPAYFNDSQRQATKDAGRIAGLEVKRIINEPTAAALAYGIDKKQGDNVIAVYDLGGGTFDISIIEIDSNDGDQTFEVLATNGDTHLGGEDFDNRLINYLADEFKKEQGLDLRNDPLAMQRLKEAAEKAKIELSSTNQTEVNLPYITADATGPKHLVVKITRAKLESLVEDMITRSLEPVKVALSDAGLSASDINEVILVGGQTRMPKVQQAVADFFGKEPRKDVNPDEAVAVGAAIQGGVLAGDVKDVLLLDVTPLSLGIETMGQVMTKLIEKNTTIPTKAQQVFSTADDNQSAVTIHVLQGERKQASANKSLGQFNLEGIEPAPRGMPQIEVTFDIDADGILNVSATDKKTGKKQAITIKASSGLSDDEVEKMVRDAEAHAEDDKKFEELVSARNQADGLVHATKKQVTEAGEALNADDKAKIDEAISKVETAVKGSDKEAIEKATQALIEASAKLVELAQAQAQHAQGGAESAAHQGNSNASADDVVDAEFEEVKDDKK; this comes from the coding sequence ATGGGTAAAATTATTGGTATCGACTTGGGCACAACCAACTCTTGTGTTGCCGTACTTGAAGGCGGCAAGCCTCGTGTGTTGGAAAATGCTGAAGGCGATCGCACCACTCCTTCAATCATTGCTTATACCGAAGATGAGACCCTGGTAGGTCAGCCCGCAAAACGTCAGGCCGTGACCAACCCAACTAACACTTTCTTCGCGATTAAGCGTTTGATTGGCCGTCGTTTCACTGACGACGAAGTACAGCGTGATGTCAGCATCATGCCATTCAAAATTATCAAAGCCGATAACGGTGATGCCTGGGTCGAAAGTCGTGGCAAGAAAATGGCCCCACCACAGGTATCAGCCGAAGTGCTGAAGAAAATGAAGAAAACTGCTGAAGATTATCTGGGCGAGCCAGTGACTGAAGCCGTCATTACCGTACCGGCCTACTTCAACGATTCTCAGCGTCAGGCAACTAAAGATGCTGGCCGTATCGCCGGTCTGGAAGTTAAACGTATCATCAACGAACCAACTGCCGCTGCGCTGGCGTATGGTATCGACAAAAAGCAAGGTGACAATGTCATCGCGGTATACGACCTCGGTGGTGGTACTTTCGATATCTCTATTATTGAAATTGACAGCAACGATGGCGACCAGACTTTCGAAGTATTGGCAACCAATGGTGATACTCACCTAGGTGGTGAAGACTTTGATAACCGTTTGATCAACTACTTGGCTGATGAGTTCAAGAAAGAGCAGGGGCTTGATTTACGTAACGATCCTTTGGCAATGCAGCGTCTGAAAGAAGCTGCTGAAAAAGCCAAGATCGAACTGTCCAGCACTAACCAGACTGAAGTGAATCTGCCCTATATCACTGCAGATGCTACCGGTCCTAAGCACTTGGTGGTGAAAATCACCCGTGCCAAACTGGAATCGCTGGTTGAAGACATGATCACTCGCTCACTGGAACCCGTGAAAGTTGCCTTGTCCGACGCGGGTCTGTCAGCTTCTGACATCAACGAAGTGATTTTGGTGGGTGGTCAAACCCGTATGCCTAAGGTACAGCAAGCCGTTGCTGACTTCTTTGGTAAGGAACCACGTAAAGACGTCAACCCTGACGAAGCTGTGGCCGTAGGTGCGGCAATTCAGGGCGGTGTATTGGCTGGCGACGTGAAAGACGTATTGCTGCTGGACGTAACACCTTTGTCCCTGGGTATTGAAACCATGGGCCAGGTAATGACCAAGCTGATTGAGAAGAACACGACTATTCCTACTAAGGCACAGCAGGTGTTCTCTACTGCCGATGATAACCAAAGCGCCGTGACTATTCACGTGTTGCAGGGTGAACGTAAGCAGGCCAGTGCCAACAAATCACTGGGCCAGTTCAACCTGGAAGGTATTGAGCCAGCACCACGCGGCATGCCACAGATTGAAGTGACTTTTGATATCGACGCCGATGGTATTTTGAATGTTTCTGCTACCGACAAGAAAACCGGTAAGAAACAGGCCATCACCATTAAAGCTTCTTCTGGTCTGTCTGACGATGAAGTAGAAAAAATGGTGCGTGATGCCGAAGCTCATGCAGAAGATGACAAGAAGTTCGAAGAGTTGGTTAGCGCCCGCAACCAGGCTGACGGCTTAGTCCATGCCACTAAAAAGCAAGTGACTGAAGCTGGTGAGGCTCTGAATGCCGACGATAAGGCCAAAATTGATGAAGCGATCAGCAAGGTAGAAACTGCGGTGAAAGGCAGCGATAAAGAAGCGATCGAAAAGGCCACTCAGGCATTGATTGAAGCTTCTGCCAAACTGGTTGAGCTGGCTCAGGCCCAGGCGCAACATGCTCAGGGTGGTGCTGAATCTGCCGCTCATCAGGGTAATAGCAACGCCTCTGCCGATGATGTCGTTGATGCTGAATTTGAAGAGGTCAAAGACGACAAGAAATAA
- a CDS encoding DMT family transporter: MKTSSQAFAYGLGAVLLWSTVATAFKIALTFFTPLQLVFVATIVSSLCLLVILGVQRKLPLLWQQFRARPLLYLQTGLLSPFLYYLVLFKAYDLLPAQQALSLNYTWGILLPLLSVPMLSQKLRASDLVAALIAYFGVLVIATEGSISEMHFESPLGIGLCFTSTILWCLYWIVNTKDKGDPVVSLLLSFLIALPCITLMLVCTQSLPQLSLKAILAGSYVGLFEMGITFVLWLMALKTATRTASISNLVFLSPVLSMCFIALILGEKILPSTLAGLGLIILALLLQRLLPLLGNHRRPKIRRSL; this comes from the coding sequence TTGAAAACATCCTCGCAGGCATTTGCCTATGGTCTGGGTGCGGTGCTGCTGTGGTCAACCGTTGCGACAGCCTTTAAGATTGCCCTCACTTTTTTTACCCCGCTGCAATTGGTGTTTGTTGCCACCATAGTATCTTCTTTGTGTCTGTTAGTGATCCTCGGGGTTCAGCGCAAGTTACCACTGTTGTGGCAACAGTTTCGCGCCCGACCATTGCTGTATTTGCAAACCGGATTATTAAGTCCCTTCCTTTATTATCTGGTGTTGTTTAAGGCTTATGATTTGCTGCCGGCACAACAAGCGCTGTCCTTGAATTACACTTGGGGCATTTTGTTGCCGTTATTGTCAGTTCCGATGCTGAGCCAAAAATTGCGGGCGTCTGATTTGGTTGCGGCACTTATTGCTTACTTTGGCGTACTGGTCATTGCGACAGAAGGCAGTATTTCTGAAATGCATTTTGAAAGTCCGCTGGGCATCGGGTTATGTTTCACTAGCACTATTCTCTGGTGTTTGTATTGGATCGTTAATACCAAGGATAAAGGCGACCCGGTGGTGAGCTTATTACTGAGTTTTCTGATAGCATTGCCCTGCATAACCTTGATGCTGGTTTGCACTCAATCATTACCACAACTCAGTCTGAAAGCGATCTTGGCGGGAAGCTATGTCGGACTGTTTGAAATGGGCATCACCTTTGTGTTGTGGCTGATGGCACTGAAAACAGCGACTCGCACCGCCAGCATCAGCAACTTGGTATTTTTGTCACCGGTGCTTTCGATGTGCTTTATTGCACTCATCCTTGGTGAGAAGATTCTGCCATCAACGCTGGCAGGACTGGGACTGATTATCCTGGCGCTATTGCTTCAGCGCCTGTTGCCACTCCTGGGTAATCACCGCCGCCCCAAAATTCGCCGCAGCTTGTGA
- the ybaK gene encoding Cys-tRNA(Pro) deacylase, giving the protein MTPAIDLANKAKISFSVYEYHHDKNVASYGEEAASALGLNPDQVFKTLLVSGDEKSAPVAVALVPVNHHLSLKAVAKALKLKKLVMADPQLAQKSSGYLVGGISPLAQKKQLPTIIDDSAKNFEEIYVSAGRRGLEICLAAETLAELCRGSFADIKSE; this is encoded by the coding sequence GTGACACCCGCAATCGATCTTGCCAACAAGGCCAAGATTAGCTTCAGCGTATACGAATATCACCACGACAAAAATGTCGCGTCATACGGCGAAGAAGCTGCCAGTGCTTTAGGACTAAATCCTGATCAGGTATTCAAAACCCTGCTGGTCAGTGGCGATGAAAAAAGTGCCCCCGTTGCCGTCGCATTGGTTCCGGTAAATCATCATTTGAGCCTGAAAGCAGTTGCTAAGGCACTGAAGTTAAAGAAACTGGTAATGGCAGATCCACAATTAGCCCAGAAATCTTCTGGCTATCTGGTGGGAGGGATCAGTCCTCTGGCACAAAAAAAACAATTACCAACGATTATTGATGACAGTGCCAAAAATTTTGAAGAAATCTATGTCAGTGCCGGCCGTCGCGGTCTGGAAATCTGCCTGGCAGCAGAGACATTGGCAGAGCTGTGTCGTGGTAGTTTTGCCGACATAAAAAGCGAATAA
- a CDS encoding glutamate-5-semialdehyde dehydrogenase: protein MTDTYLQQLGQQAKAASFALANLSAADKRDLLMTIASSLQAAADDIVAANAQDVAAANAAGLEAAMIDRLLLDEKRLAAVIADISNVVALPDPIGREFDSRLLDNGIRLCRRTVPLGVIGVIYEARPNVTVDIAVLALKTGNAVILRGGKETLNSNLALAKAIRTGIAEFGLPEDAVQLIDNPDRALVSGLLKLDQYVDMIVPRGGSKLQRLCAEQATIPVILGGIGICHLYLDKAADLSRSTSVIINAKVQRPTVCNALDTLLVHQEVAEQYLPQLAAALSAEGVTIVGCEETQRLLPAYEVRPADEETFATEWLSLTLGIKVVADVTEAIAHIRQYSSGHSEAILTDDIPTATYFMNEVNSAAVYLNASTRFTDGGQFGLGAEVAVSTQKLHARGPMGLEALTTYKWLAVGDYTSRS from the coding sequence ATGACGGATACCTACTTACAACAGCTCGGCCAACAGGCCAAAGCCGCCAGTTTTGCCCTGGCGAATTTATCCGCTGCCGATAAACGTGATTTGTTGATGACAATTGCGAGCTCATTGCAAGCCGCTGCAGACGACATTGTTGCGGCGAATGCGCAAGATGTGGCGGCAGCCAACGCGGCGGGTCTGGAAGCGGCAATGATCGATCGCTTGTTGCTGGATGAGAAACGGCTGGCTGCTGTGATTGCGGATATCAGTAATGTTGTGGCATTGCCAGATCCTATCGGTCGCGAGTTTGATTCTCGTCTGCTCGATAATGGCATACGTTTGTGCCGGCGCACGGTTCCGCTCGGGGTCATTGGCGTTATTTATGAGGCGCGTCCGAATGTGACTGTGGATATTGCAGTACTGGCATTGAAAACCGGTAATGCTGTGATCCTGCGCGGCGGAAAGGAAACGCTCAATTCTAACTTGGCACTGGCAAAAGCGATCCGAACCGGTATTGCCGAATTTGGTTTGCCTGAAGACGCGGTGCAGCTGATTGATAATCCTGACCGGGCTCTGGTCTCCGGACTGTTAAAGCTGGATCAATATGTGGACATGATCGTGCCTCGTGGCGGGAGCAAATTGCAGCGGTTATGTGCGGAGCAAGCGACGATTCCGGTTATTTTGGGTGGCATTGGTATTTGCCATTTGTATCTGGATAAAGCGGCGGATTTATCACGTTCAACGTCAGTGATTATCAATGCCAAGGTGCAACGTCCCACCGTCTGTAATGCGCTGGATACCCTATTGGTACATCAGGAGGTTGCAGAGCAATATCTGCCGCAGCTAGCTGCCGCGTTGTCAGCAGAAGGGGTCACTATTGTTGGGTGCGAGGAAACGCAGCGTCTGCTACCAGCGTATGAGGTACGTCCTGCAGATGAAGAAACTTTCGCAACGGAATGGTTATCGCTGACTTTGGGCATCAAAGTCGTCGCTGATGTTACAGAAGCTATTGCCCATATCCGGCAATATTCCAGTGGCCATTCAGAAGCTATTTTGACCGACGATATTCCCACCGCCACTTATTTTATGAATGAAGTGAACTCGGCTGCAGTTTATCTCAATGCCAGCACCCGGTTTACCGATGGTGGCCAGTTTGGCCTGGGTGCCGAAGTTGCAGTGAGCACACAGAAGTTACATGCTCGCGGCCCGATGGGGTTGGAAGCCTTGACTACCTACAAATGGCTGGCGGTAGGAGATTACACTTCGCGCAGCTAG
- the proB gene encoding glutamate 5-kinase codes for MDLTNSRYKRVVIKLGTSVLTSGSKKLDKAHMVELARQMATLMRSGVEVVLCTSGAIAAGREHLLFPELPDTIANKQLLAAVGQSQLILAWAQLFSIYGLHVGQLLLTRADLHDRERYLNARDALNALLAQNIIPIINENDAVATNEIKVGDNDNLSARVALLCDADLLLLLTDQKGLFDADPRTHPDAHLISEVANIDDSLREMAGGSVSGLGTGGMTTKLQAADIARRAGIEVVIASGHHTDVIIKVSSHQSVGTHFSPTENPLESRKQWILAGPKAKGRLILDEGAVKAVVQKGRSLLSKGITAVEGNFERGATVELLDKEGNKVARGISRYSAVAIRIIAGKHSDDIEPLLGYDHGDAIVHRNDMVVL; via the coding sequence ATGGACCTGACAAACTCCCGTTATAAACGGGTGGTGATAAAACTTGGCACCAGCGTGCTGACATCTGGCAGTAAAAAGCTCGATAAAGCCCATATGGTGGAATTAGCCAGACAGATGGCGACCTTAATGCGCAGCGGCGTTGAAGTTGTCCTCTGTACTTCCGGCGCCATTGCGGCCGGCCGTGAACATCTATTGTTTCCAGAACTGCCGGACACGATCGCCAATAAGCAGCTGCTGGCGGCAGTGGGCCAGAGTCAATTGATCCTCGCCTGGGCGCAGCTCTTCAGTATTTATGGGTTGCATGTGGGACAACTGCTGCTGACGCGTGCCGATCTGCATGACCGCGAACGCTACCTGAATGCCCGCGATGCATTAAATGCGTTGTTGGCACAGAATATCATTCCCATCATCAATGAAAATGATGCAGTGGCGACCAATGAGATTAAGGTTGGCGATAATGACAATCTCTCAGCACGCGTTGCCTTGTTATGTGATGCGGATTTATTACTGCTGCTGACCGATCAGAAAGGTCTGTTTGACGCCGATCCAAGGACGCATCCTGACGCGCACTTGATCAGTGAAGTTGCCAATATCGACGATAGTTTGCGTGAAATGGCGGGCGGTTCCGTTTCCGGACTGGGCACTGGCGGCATGACCACTAAACTGCAAGCGGCGGATATTGCGCGGCGGGCAGGGATCGAGGTTGTGATCGCATCCGGTCACCATACCGATGTGATTATCAAGGTCAGTAGCCATCAGTCTGTCGGCACGCATTTTAGCCCTACCGAAAATCCACTCGAAAGCCGTAAGCAGTGGATATTGGCTGGCCCTAAGGCCAAAGGCCGGTTAATCCTCGATGAAGGTGCGGTAAAAGCGGTAGTGCAGAAGGGCCGTAGTTTATTATCCAAGGGAATTACCGCGGTAGAAGGTAATTTTGAACGTGGCGCTACCGTCGAATTGCTGGATAAGGAGGGTAACAAGGTTGCCCGCGGCATTAGCCGTTATAGTGCTGTTGCCATCCGCATCATTGCCGGCAAGCATTCCGACGATATTGAGCCATTACTGGGCTATGATCATGGTGACGCAATCGTGCACCGCAACGATATGGTGGTTCTATGA
- a CDS encoding NCS2 family permease: protein MLEKLFKLKEHQTTLKQEVLAGITTFLTMAYIIFVNPSMLAQAGMDQGAVFVATCLASAVGCLVMGFLANYPIALAPGMGLNAFFTYTVVGHMGYSWETALGAVFLSGCCFLILSLVRIREWVVNSIPMSLRMGIAAGIGLFLALIGLRNAGIVVGNPATLVGLGDLTSFNSVMAILGFFLIVAFVHRGYKAAVIMSILAVTVLGLVFGDVKYTGVLSMPPSIAPTFMKMDIAGVLDISMISIVFAFLFVDLFDTSGTLVAVAHRGGLLDKDGRLPRLNRALTADSLATIAGAALGTSTTTSYIESTAGVSAGGRTGLTAVVVGLLFVAALFISPLAGMVPAYATAGTLFYVAILMTSSLLHVEWEDLTEAAPVVVAALIMPFTYSIANGIACGFITYAAVKILCGRFKDLNLGVVVLALLFIAKFIWA, encoded by the coding sequence ATGCTGGAAAAACTATTCAAACTTAAAGAGCATCAAACTACGCTGAAGCAGGAAGTGCTGGCTGGCATTACTACTTTCCTGACGATGGCGTACATCATTTTTGTGAACCCAAGCATGCTGGCACAAGCTGGGATGGATCAGGGCGCTGTCTTTGTCGCTACCTGTCTTGCTTCCGCAGTAGGCTGTTTGGTGATGGGCTTTTTAGCCAACTATCCTATTGCACTGGCACCTGGAATGGGGCTCAATGCTTTCTTCACCTATACCGTGGTCGGACATATGGGCTATAGCTGGGAAACCGCGCTTGGTGCCGTGTTTCTCTCCGGTTGCTGCTTCCTGATTTTATCGTTAGTGCGCATTCGTGAATGGGTGGTAAATTCCATTCCAATGTCACTGCGAATGGGGATCGCGGCGGGGATTGGCCTGTTTTTAGCGCTGATCGGCTTAAGAAATGCGGGTATTGTTGTGGGGAATCCGGCCACATTAGTGGGGTTGGGGGATCTGACGTCATTCAATTCCGTCATGGCCATTTTAGGTTTCTTTTTAATCGTCGCTTTTGTACATCGTGGTTACAAAGCTGCGGTGATCATGAGCATTCTGGCGGTCACCGTATTGGGACTGGTGTTTGGTGACGTAAAATATACCGGTGTGCTGTCTATGCCGCCGTCAATTGCGCCTACTTTCATGAAGATGGATATTGCGGGTGTGCTGGATATCAGCATGATCTCAATCGTCTTCGCTTTCTTATTTGTCGATCTGTTTGATACTTCTGGTACTTTGGTCGCTGTGGCTCATCGCGGTGGTTTGCTGGATAAAGATGGCCGTTTACCCCGTTTAAACCGGGCATTAACTGCTGACAGTCTGGCCACTATTGCGGGCGCGGCTTTGGGGACTTCTACCACCACCAGTTATATCGAGAGTACTGCAGGCGTGAGTGCTGGTGGCCGTACAGGTCTGACCGCCGTGGTTGTTGGTCTGTTGTTTGTGGCGGCACTTTTCATCTCACCATTGGCGGGAATGGTGCCTGCCTATGCCACTGCCGGGACTCTATTTTATGTGGCGATCCTGATGACCTCCAGCTTGTTGCATGTGGAGTGGGAAGATCTCACTGAAGCTGCGCCAGTGGTTGTCGCTGCGCTGATAATGCCGTTCACATATTCCATTGCTAACGGTATCGCCTGTGGCTTCATCACTTACGCGGCGGTTAAGATCCTTTGTGGTCGTTTCAAAGATTTGAATCTCGGCGTCGTGGTGCTGGCACTATTGTTTATTGCCAAATTTATCTGGGCCTGA
- a CDS encoding M17 family metallopeptidase, whose amino-acid sequence MLSFVDVADPQAIYSDEWDAVIVISADVCRCPITEVALLASHAQEIDKRVGRVPVLLMAPGLAGGRLIVAPAQCDADYGDVSVFAAAAIQAVTLAQDAGATRPLLWVDNVPAVQCRQASAVAALACGQALWQPLEARQAGVPTSIQQMGLMNAVLPAATLTALEAGRSFARDLCGTEPERMSAIAFANTCTEAFAGSAVTVEVIAEPEMLQREYPLLSAVARASCAVPRHQPRVVKLEYCPSGPIEHTLLLAGKGVIYDTGGASLKVGGTMSGMSRDKGGAAAIAGLMLALSKLQPTGVRVVAELGLVRNSIGSDAMVPDEIITTHAGIRVRIGNSDAEGRLVLTELLSHLRLQACDAASPELISVATLTSHAARAFGSYPAMVFNSVARESALPEQLQHCATLMGEPMALSPLHKEDFMNVADKTGAADVISAKPVGSSQVERGHQLAAAFMLQASGLAAHGIAATKPLPFIHLDIAGAAVSGDPRYGKPTSTPLLALWSYLRRR is encoded by the coding sequence ATGTTGAGCTTTGTTGATGTAGCAGATCCGCAGGCGATTTACAGTGACGAGTGGGATGCGGTGATCGTGATATCCGCCGATGTTTGTCGTTGTCCTATAACGGAAGTTGCACTGTTGGCGAGTCACGCGCAAGAAATTGATAAACGCGTGGGGCGTGTGCCGGTACTGCTAATGGCTCCGGGACTTGCGGGTGGCAGATTGATTGTCGCCCCAGCACAGTGTGATGCGGATTATGGCGATGTCAGTGTTTTTGCCGCGGCCGCCATACAAGCGGTAACGTTAGCACAGGATGCTGGCGCTACACGGCCGTTACTGTGGGTTGATAATGTGCCGGCTGTGCAGTGTCGTCAGGCTTCCGCCGTTGCGGCATTGGCTTGCGGTCAGGCGTTGTGGCAACCGTTGGAAGCGCGACAAGCAGGCGTTCCTACTTCTATTCAGCAAATGGGTTTAATGAATGCGGTGTTGCCTGCTGCGACCTTAACGGCACTGGAAGCAGGGCGCAGTTTTGCCAGAGATTTATGTGGCACCGAGCCGGAACGCATGTCAGCAATTGCATTTGCAAACACTTGTACCGAAGCTTTTGCAGGATCAGCTGTGACGGTGGAGGTAATCGCTGAACCCGAGATGTTGCAGCGTGAATATCCGTTATTAAGTGCCGTGGCGCGGGCATCCTGTGCTGTACCTAGGCACCAACCGCGGGTGGTTAAGTTGGAATACTGTCCGTCCGGGCCTATCGAGCACACGCTGTTGTTGGCGGGGAAAGGCGTGATCTACGATACTGGCGGTGCCAGCCTTAAGGTAGGCGGCACCATGTCAGGTATGAGTCGCGATAAAGGCGGCGCTGCGGCAATTGCCGGGCTGATGCTCGCATTATCTAAGTTGCAACCTACCGGTGTCAGAGTGGTGGCAGAATTGGGATTGGTGCGCAACAGTATCGGCAGTGATGCGATGGTTCCGGATGAGATCATTACCACCCATGCCGGGATCCGCGTCCGTATCGGCAATTCCGACGCCGAAGGTCGGCTGGTGTTAACCGAATTACTGTCGCATCTGCGGTTGCAGGCATGTGATGCAGCGTCTCCAGAACTGATATCCGTTGCTACGCTGACCAGCCATGCGGCGAGGGCATTTGGTAGCTACCCGGCGATGGTGTTTAACAGTGTCGCCAGAGAATCGGCGCTGCCAGAACAGTTGCAACATTGTGCCACGCTTATGGGCGAACCTATGGCGCTTTCACCTTTGCATAAAGAAGATTTTATGAATGTGGCCGACAAAACCGGAGCGGCTGACGTCATCTCTGCCAAACCTGTCGGCTCATCACAGGTTGAACGTGGGCATCAGTTAGCGGCTGCCTTTATGTTGCAGGCATCGGGGCTAGCTGCCCATGGCATCGCAGCCACAAAGCCTTTGCCCTTTATCCATCTGGATATTGCCGGTGCCGCTGTCAGTGGTGACCCTCGTTATGGTAAACCTACCAGTACCCCGTTGTTAGCCTTATGGAGCTACTTGCGTCGGCGTTAA